In the genome of Campylobacter concisus, the window CGTGCTGCCGCTTGCGCTTTTGGCAGGCGAAAACGCGGCTAAAACCGAGGAAAATATTTTTGAGCTACCTATCTCAAAGATGCCGCCTGATTATTTTAAATACGAAGTCGCGTTTTTTAAAGAAATAGAAATCGACTGCAACTTTGCCTTTTTGCTCGGCGGAAAGCTTGAACAAAAAGAGGACGCGCGCGGAATTTATTACGAATTTATCGGCGGTGACGAGCTAGCACAAACGATGATGCTATGCAAGGACGGAAAGAAAAAGAGGAAGGTTTATTACGAATTCACTAAAATTTTACCAGGCATTAGCCCTATTAGAATCATAACTCCAAAAGGTGTAAGTGCGGAAATAAGAATGTATGAACGCGTAAAAAAGATAGAAGCAAAAAAGAAAGGAAAAAGTAAATGAAAATAGCAGTAGTAGGACTTGGATATGTTGGACTTCCACTAGCAGCAGCTTTTAGCGAAAAATACGAAGTAGTAGGCTTTGATGTAAATGCAAAACGTATAGAAGAGCTTAAAAGTGGCTATGATAGAACGCTTGAACTTAGCAATGAGCAGATGAAAAAAGCGATCGATAATGGCATGAAATTTAGCCTAAATTTAGATGACATCAGAAGTTGCAACTTCTTCATCGTAACCGTTCCAACTCCGATAGATAAGAACAAACGCCCTGATCTAACTCCAGTCATAAAAGCGACCCAGAGCGTGGCAAAAGTGCTTAAAAAAGGCGACATCGTTGTCTATGAAAGCACTGTTTATCCAGGAGTTACAGAAGAAATTTGTGTGCCGCTACTTGAAGAGAGTGGACTTAAATTTAATAAAGACTTCTTCTGCGGCTATTCGCCAGAGCGCATAAACCCAGGCGACAAAGAGCATACTGTAACTAAGATCAAAAAAATCACAAGTGGCTCGACTCCAGAGATAGCGGATAAAGTCGATGAAGTGTATCGCTCGATCATCACAGCTGGTACTCATAAAGCATCAAGTATCAAAGTAGCCGAGGCTGCAAAGGTCATCGAAAATACTCAGCGCGACATTAACATCGCCTTTATAAATGAGCTTGCAATGCTATTTGAAAAGCTTGATATCAACACCATTGACGTGCTTGAGGCGGCTGGAACGAAATGGAATTTCTTGAATTTCCGTCCAGGCTTAGTCGGCGGACACTGCATCGGCGTGGATCCATACTACCTAACTCACAAAGCTCAAGAAGTGGGTTATCATCCGGAAATGATCCTAGCGGGTCGCCGCATAAATGACGACATGGGCAAATATGCAGCTGATCAGGTGATAAAGCTAATGATAAGAAAGGGTGTTTTGATAAACAAAGCACGTGTGCTAGTGCTTGGCATGACATTTAAAGAAAACTGCCCAGATATAAGAAACTCGCGCGTTATAGATGTGGTTGATGAGCTAAAAGACTTTGGTTGCAAAGTCGATGTAACAGATCCTTGGGCTGATAGTGCTGAGGTAAAACACGAGTATGGTTTTGAACTAGTAAAAGAGTATGATTTAAAAGATTATGATTGCATTGTGATCGCGGTCGCTCACAATGAGTTTAAAAAGCTCAATCTAAAAGGTCATTTAGTTTATGATATAAAAAATATCTATCCAGAGGCTGATGCTAAGCTGTAAGGAATTTGGTGCATAAAGTAAGCATAAATTTAAAAATTTTACTTATATTTCTAGCTGCTTATCTATTTGGATTTGCAGCTAGGATGCTCTGGGTTTTGTGGGCAAAGGATATGCCAGAGTTTTATTTTAATGGCGAGTTTATGCTTACGACAAATGATGCCTACTATTACGCAGAAGGTGCTAGAGACATGCTGGCTGGTTTTCATCAGCAAAATGACTTTAGTCCATTTAATCATCCGATCTCAACTATAGTTTTTTATATTTGTAAAATTTTTTCTTTTAAGATCGAGAGTGTAATGTTTTATATGAGCGCTTTTTTAGCTCCACTCATTGCACTTCCAGTTATTTTAATATCAAATGAGTTTAAGGCTCTAAAAGTAGGAGCTGTGGCAGCATTTATGAGTGCTATATTGCCAGGATATTTTGTAAGAACATCGGTTGGGTATCTTGATAGTGATATGCTAAATGTCACATTCGCTCTTTTTATTATCTTTTTTTTAATTAAATTAATAGATACAAGAGATCGTAAATTTATCATTCTTCCAGCTCTTTTTGTAGCGATCTATCTTTGGTGGTATCAAAGCTCATATGCACTTATTTTAAGTATTGTATTCATTTTTTTGCTTTACACTCTTGCTTTTATGCGAGGTAGATTGGAAAATTATCAGGCGATATTTTTTATGTCTATAAGCATCGTAAGCTTAAATATTTTTACCAAAGATCCACTAATAGCAAATAAAATTTTAATTTTTAATACAGCCATTATAACTCTATCTTACGCCGTTTTTTGCAAATATGAAAAGCTACTTTCGCCTAGAAATTTGAGTATTTTTTTGGCTTTGATGCTAGTGGTTTTTATCTATTTTAGCGGTTTTGATTTTATTATCTCAAAGATAAGCAATTATATTTTTAAAAACACCGATGAGCCTACCAATAAATTTCACTTTATAAATGAGCATAATTTTATCAGTGAAGTAAAAAGTGCTAACCCTTTATATTTTATCTATTTCATGTCAGGAAATATTCTTATATTACTGGCAGCTATTATTGGATACTTGCTACTTTGCTTTAAATTTCGTCCATTTTTACTTACTTTGCCAATGCTTGGACTTGGACTCCTCTCTTTCTTTGGTGGAGTTAGATTTGTTATGTACGTAACACCACTTGTCGCACTTGGTTTTGGGTATTTCTTGCATTTTTTTTTAAATTTATTTGATCTTAGAAATTCTATTAAAAATTTATCATTTTTAGTTTTTGCCGTAGCCGCTCTTGCTATAAATTTAGATTTTGCTTATTCATATAAACCAAACACTGTAATTAGCCATGATGAGGCAGTGGCGCTTGATGGGCTCAAAAAGGTAGCAAAGCGCGATGATTATGTATTTTCATGGTGGGATTACGGGTATGCTATAAGGTATTTTGCTGATGTTATGACTTTAAACGATCCTGGCAGACAAGGTGGCGAAAATAATTATTTTGTTAGCCTTGCTTTGAGAAAAGATGAGGCATTTTCGGCTAGACTTGTAAGAGTGGCAGTTACGTATAATGACATCTCACTTGGGCAAAATATAAGACCAATAGATAAAATTTTAAAAGACTACAACACAAGCAATATAAATACTTTTTTGAGTCAGCTTGAAAGCGAAAATTTCACTCTGCCAGCTGCAAAAAAAGAGGTTTTTTACTATCTTGTGCCAAATATGATTGACATCGCACCAAATATCTTTAGATATAGCTATATCGACATTACAACTGGCAAAAGGCAAAAAGAGAATTTTTATCATGTTAGTGCATTAAATGGCGCTAGCGAAGCTGGCATCGACCTTGGAGACGACTATACTTTGCCTACAAATGAGCAAAAATTTATCATACATAACGGCGAAAAAATAGCTATAAAATCATTTTATAAGGTAAAAGGATCTGGAAGAGATTTGCGAATAGATGAAAAAATCGTAGATGAAAACGCTAAAATTTATGTCATTTTTTTGGAAGATTATGCGCGGATATTATTGCTTGATGAAAATGCTTTTAACTCATCTTTTGTGCAGCTTTTTATATTTGAGCGAGCAGACGAGCGATACTTTGAGCCATTTGTCATCTCAAGTGGTGTAAAAATTTATAGGTTAAAAGTCTAATGCTAATCAATCTAATAAGCTCGATCGTCGTTTTTGTCGTATCAATGGGCATAAATTTCTTTCTTACGCCATTTATCTTAAAAAGCCTTGGCAACGAGGCTTTTGGCTTTGTGGGCCTTAGCAACGCCATCGTTAGCTACGCAGCGGTCGTAAGTGTAGCCATAAACTCGGTCAGTGGGCGCTTTGTCGCTCATGCGTGGCACAAAAAAGATCTAAGCCTTGCAAACACCTACTACTCATCAGTCCTTGTTGTAAATATCTTCTTTTGTGCCGTTGTCGTGGTGCTTAGTTCCATTTTTATACTAAATTTGCAAAGCTTTTTAAATGTCCCTGAAAATTTACTCTTTGACGTGAGAATGACCCTTGTTTTTTACTTTGTAAATTTCTGCGTTGGGCTATTTAACGGTGTTTTGACGGTCTGTGCGTTTGTGACAAACAAGCTCTATCTACTCTCCATCAGAAATGCCATCTCAAGCGCGATCCTAGCAGCCCTCATCGTCGCACTTTTTTACTTTTTTAAGCCATTTATCTCATATATCGCCATTTCAGCGCTAGTTGCTAGCCTTTTTGTCTTTTTTAGCACTATTTTTATGTCAGCTCGCATCACACCGGATCTAAAATTTAGCCTTAGTAAATTTGACTTTTCTAAGATCAAAGAGCTTTTAAGCTCTGGCATTTGGAACAGCTTTAATGCGCTAAACCGCATACTTTTAACAGGCATGGATCTCTTTATCTGTAACATTTTTGTCAATGCAAACGCCACTGGCCTTCTTTCAGTTGCCAAGGCCGCTCCTATCATACTTGAGAGCTTTGTGGCTCAGCTTAGTGGTATATTTGCGCCAAAATTTGTCGAGCTTTACTCTAAAAATTTGATCACTGATCTTATAAAAGAGGCAAAATTCTCTATGGAAGTGATTGCCTTTGTAATGAGCGCCCCGGCTGCATTTTTCGTCGTTTTTGGGCTTGATTTTTACACGCTTTGGTTACCGTTTAAAAGTAGCGAGGAGATAAAATTTATCTATAACGTCTCGATGATCACGCTTGTGCCGATCGTATTTATCAGCTTTGTTTTTTCGCTTTTTAACCTTGATAGCGCGACAAACAAGCTTCGCCGCCCAGCGATCGCAAACACCATCCTTGGCATTAGCACTATCGTGGCACAAATAGCCCTGCTTAAGTTTAGTGACTACGGCGTTTATGGCATCGTCATCGTCGCAGCCGTTTTTTATAGCATTAGGATTTTGGGCTTTGACCTCATAAATGCCGCCTTAAATTTAGAGGTAAAGCTCACCACATTTTACGGGGTTTATTTTAAAAATTTAGCCGTTTTTGCGCTATGCGTGCTTGCGATGTTTGCCTGCAAGGACTTTGTGAGCCTAAATAACTGGCTAAAATTTGCTATCTTTGCTGCGATATACGCCAGCGCAGCTTATGTTTTGGGATATTTTTTGTTTTTTAATGCCTTCGAGCGAGGCATAGTTTGGCGTAAAATTTTAAAAAAAATTAAAAGGTCTTAAATGAATGAAATTTATCTGATCTCTTTAGCTAAAGATACCAAAAGGCGCGAGCTTTTACAGCAGAAATTTAGCTCTTATGATAGCTTTAATCTAATAGACGCAGTTGATGGCAGGGAGCTAAACGCGAGGGAGTACTATAAGATCATTTCGCCATCATTTAAAGCTTACGGCAAGGTTTTAAGCCCAGCAGAAGTTGGCTGTTCGCTCTCGCACGTAAAAGCCTACGAGGCGTTTTTGGCGAGTGAGGCGAAATTTGCCCTCATCTTTGAAGACGACGTGATAGGAGATGATCAGGCTATAAAAGAGGCCTTTTTAGCAGCTAGCAAGATGCCTGAAAACAGCGTGCTGATATGCGGCATGCAAGATGGGCTAGAAGGCAGGTTTAGCGCCTTTGGTAAAAAGGTGGATACCAGCCTAAGTAAGCCACTTTGGCAGGTCTCAAGGCACTCATTTTCAAGCATTTATAGAGCAGGGGCCTATGTGCTAACTAAAAAAAGTGCTAAAAATTTGCTTGAAATTCATAAGCGTGCGCTTTGCACGACCGATGTTTGGGACTATTTGCTTGGTGTTAATGATATGCAGATGTATTTTTGCGATCTTTTTGCGCACCCAACTGATCTTAGTGGCTCAAACATCGAGGGCGAGCGCCTTGAGAGAGGATACAGTGCAAATTTAAAGGCTTATATAAAGACAATTAAATTTATACTTTTCTCACGACTTGAAAAGCTTCAAGGCTATGAGAGAATTTTTAAAAGGGGCTAAATGAGCGAGCCATTAATCAGCATCGTAACCGCGACTTATAAGCGTCCAGAGCTTTTAAAAAAGGCCATAAAAAGCGCTCTAGCTCAAAGCTATAAAAATTTAGAAATAGTTGTAACTGACGACGGCGATGACGAGAGTGCGAGTGAAATTTGCAAGAGTTTTAACGACGCAAGGATTAAGTTTGTAAAAAACAGCGCTCACAAAAAGAGCCCAAATGGCAACAAAAATAACGGCTTTGATAATGCAACAGGTGAGTTTGTCTGCTTGCTTGATGATGACGATGAGCTTTTACCAGATGCGATTGCCCAGTGCTATGAAATTTTAAAAAGTGGCGAGTATTCGTGCGTTTTTGCAGACGCGATCTGCGAGAAAGATGGCGTGATGACCGAGGTCGTGGCTGGTAGAAGCCCATATAGTAAGAGTGGGGCGATGAGCAAGGTTGATTATCACTGCGGGCGGATAAATGGCGAATATTTTAAGCTTTTTTCGCGTGAATTTATAGACGGCTTTAGGTTTGATGAGAGCAGTTTTGGCGGCGAAAATGAGCTTTACATCCGCTTTTTTGAAAAAAATGTCTTCTATCTTAAAAAGCCACTTTACATCTACCGCATCGCAAGAAGCGATAGTGCTACGCTAAATGCCGGCAAACACGCGCTAAATGTGGCAAACGCTTACATCAAAACAGCAAATTTGCACTACGACATCGCTATCAAAAATGAGCCAAAATTTCTAGCTATGCAGTATAAAAACGCCGCTTACTACGCCAAAATAGCGGGCGAATATGGCCTTATGCTAAGGTGTATCTTTAAAAGTCTTAGCATTAAATTTAGCAAAGAAGCGCTTATCTTCTTACTGCTTAGCCCGCTTCCAAGTGGCTTTTTACCAGCACTTTCAAAGCTAGAGTGAAGATAAAACAAAGGTTTGGCGTATGAGGATATTATTTGTCACATCAACGCTTAGAAGTGGCGGTGCGGAGCGAGTTTGCGCGGTGATCGCATCAAGATTTAGCATGGATCACGATGTAAGCCTTGTTAAATTTGACAAAGACGAGCCATTTTACGAGCTAGCAAGCGGCGTGAAGCTCATAAATTTAGGCGTTGGAGCTGATGAGCTTGGCTTGATTGGAAATTTAAAAAAGAGAGTTTTAAAGGTGCTTGCTTTAAGAGCGCTCATACGAGAGGGCAAATTTGACGCTGTGATATCATTTTTAGACGCCGTAAATACCTTGGTGCTCTTTAGCTCGGCTGGACTAAAAACGCCTATAATCATAAGCGAACACACAAACTACCTTGCACCAAAAAGAGCCATTTTTAAGGTGCTAAGACGCATAAGCTATCCATTTGCAAACGCACTTAGCGTCCTAAGCGACGAGGATCTAGGACATTACTCGAAATTTTGCAAAAATGTGATGAAAATTTATAACCCGCTCTTTGAAGAGGTGCGAAGTGAGAGCTTTGATAAAGAAAATTTAATCATCTTTGTTGGCAGGCTAAATAAGATAAAAAACTGCGAAATGTTTGTAAGAGTGGCTGCAAACTTAAAGCAAAGCGGCTATAAATTTGCTGTCGCTGGAGATGGTGGCGAGAGGGCAAATTTAGAAAATTTAGCTAAAAGCTTGGGCGCTGAGATAGAGTTTTTAGGCAATGTAAGCGACATCGCCTCGCTTTATAAAAGGGCAAAAGTGCTGCTCTCTTGCTCAAATTTTGAGGGTCTTGGAAACACCTTGATAGAGGCGATAAACTATGACTGCGTGCGTGTTGCGACAAGGACTAGCGGAGCAAAAGAGCTTATAAAAGATGGCTTTGATGGCTTGCTTTGCGAGATAAATGACACTGATCAGATGAGCAAAAAGCTTGCAAATTTGCTGCAAGATGAGGCGAAAATGGGCGAATTTGCTAAAAATGCAAGAGCTAGACTTGATGAGTTTAGCGTGGAGCAAATTTATAAAAAATGGCTGGAGCTTTTAAAGCTTGGAGGTGTGAAGTGAAAATTCTTTTTGTCATAGCTGCGCTTAGAAACGGTGGAGCCGAGCGAGTGCTAAACGTGCTTACAAACGAGCTTTGCAAAGATAATGAGATCACTATCGCCCTGCTTGAAGAAGACCTTGGGCTTTATAAATTTAGCAAAAAGATAAAGATCATAAACCTTAACGTCACTGGCTCAGGTCTGGCTTTAAAATTTAAGAAAATCCTAGCTCTTAGAGCACTTTTTAAAGAGCAAAGAGCTGATCTTATAATTAGCTTTATCGACTGGACAAACGTCGCTTGCGTGCTGGCAAATTTGGGGCTAAAGAGCAAACTAATAGCAACCGAGCATCACGAACACAGCTACTTAAAAAGCAAAATCGCAAGCGCTATGCGTGATATTAGCTACCGTTTTGTAGATGGCTTAAGCGTGCTAAGCAAAAGCGACTACGACTACTATAAATTTGCCAAAAATCGCGAGATCATCCACAATCCACTTTTTATTGATGTGCCTGAAATTTGCGAGAAGCAAAACGTTATCTTAAGCGTGGCAAGGCTGGAGGCGGTAAAGGGCTATGATGTCTATTTTGAGGCACTTAGCAAGGTGGATAAGAGCTTACTTGATGGCTGGGAGATAAAGATCGCAGGCAATGGCAGACAGGAAGTGCATCTAAAAGAGATGGCCTCAAATTTAGGGCTTAATGTCAAATTTCTAGGTCACATGAGCGACGTTAGTAAGCTTTATAGCGAGGCAAAAATTTTCACTCTTTGTTCAAGAAGCGAGGGGCTTTCAAATGTGTTAATCGAGTCAGGTGCTTTTAACTGTGCTAGACTAAGTAGCGACACTGTGGGCGCAAGAGAGCTTATAAATGACGGCATGGACGGGCTTATCTTTAAAAACGGCGATGCAAA includes:
- a CDS encoding ecotin, producing MRKILLFIAACVLPLALLAGENAAKTEENIFELPISKMPPDYFKYEVAFFKEIEIDCNFAFLLGGKLEQKEDARGIYYEFIGGDELAQTMMLCKDGKKKRKVYYEFTKILPGISPIRIITPKGVSAEIRMYERVKKIEAKKKGKSK
- a CDS encoding Vi polysaccharide biosynthesis protein VipA/TviB, with the protein product MKIAVVGLGYVGLPLAAAFSEKYEVVGFDVNAKRIEELKSGYDRTLELSNEQMKKAIDNGMKFSLNLDDIRSCNFFIVTVPTPIDKNKRPDLTPVIKATQSVAKVLKKGDIVVYESTVYPGVTEEICVPLLEESGLKFNKDFFCGYSPERINPGDKEHTVTKIKKITSGSTPEIADKVDEVYRSIITAGTHKASSIKVAEAAKVIENTQRDINIAFINELAMLFEKLDINTIDVLEAAGTKWNFLNFRPGLVGGHCIGVDPYYLTHKAQEVGYHPEMILAGRRINDDMGKYAADQVIKLMIRKGVLINKARVLVLGMTFKENCPDIRNSRVIDVVDELKDFGCKVDVTDPWADSAEVKHEYGFELVKEYDLKDYDCIVIAVAHNEFKKLNLKGHLVYDIKNIYPEADAKL
- a CDS encoding polysaccharide biosynthesis protein, which codes for MLINLISSIVVFVVSMGINFFLTPFILKSLGNEAFGFVGLSNAIVSYAAVVSVAINSVSGRFVAHAWHKKDLSLANTYYSSVLVVNIFFCAVVVVLSSIFILNLQSFLNVPENLLFDVRMTLVFYFVNFCVGLFNGVLTVCAFVTNKLYLLSIRNAISSAILAALIVALFYFFKPFISYIAISALVASLFVFFSTIFMSARITPDLKFSLSKFDFSKIKELLSSGIWNSFNALNRILLTGMDLFICNIFVNANATGLLSVAKAAPIILESFVAQLSGIFAPKFVELYSKNLITDLIKEAKFSMEVIAFVMSAPAAFFVVFGLDFYTLWLPFKSSEEIKFIYNVSMITLVPIVFISFVFSLFNLDSATNKLRRPAIANTILGISTIVAQIALLKFSDYGVYGIVIVAAVFYSIRILGFDLINAALNLEVKLTTFYGVYFKNLAVFALCVLAMFACKDFVSLNNWLKFAIFAAIYASAAYVLGYFLFFNAFERGIVWRKILKKIKRS
- a CDS encoding glycosyl transferase; the protein is MNEIYLISLAKDTKRRELLQQKFSSYDSFNLIDAVDGRELNAREYYKIISPSFKAYGKVLSPAEVGCSLSHVKAYEAFLASEAKFALIFEDDVIGDDQAIKEAFLAASKMPENSVLICGMQDGLEGRFSAFGKKVDTSLSKPLWQVSRHSFSSIYRAGAYVLTKKSAKNLLEIHKRALCTTDVWDYLLGVNDMQMYFCDLFAHPTDLSGSNIEGERLERGYSANLKAYIKTIKFILFSRLEKLQGYERIFKRG
- a CDS encoding general glycosylation pathway protein, coding for MRILFVTSTLRSGGAERVCAVIASRFSMDHDVSLVKFDKDEPFYELASGVKLINLGVGADELGLIGNLKKRVLKVLALRALIREGKFDAVISFLDAVNTLVLFSSAGLKTPIIISEHTNYLAPKRAIFKVLRRISYPFANALSVLSDEDLGHYSKFCKNVMKIYNPLFEEVRSESFDKENLIIFVGRLNKIKNCEMFVRVAANLKQSGYKFAVAGDGGERANLENLAKSLGAEIEFLGNVSDIASLYKRAKVLLSCSNFEGLGNTLIEAINYDCVRVATRTSGAKELIKDGFDGLLCEINDTDQMSKKLANLLQDEAKMGEFAKNARARLDEFSVEQIYKKWLELLKLGGVK
- a CDS encoding general glycosylation pathway protein, which translates into the protein MKILFVIAALRNGGAERVLNVLTNELCKDNEITIALLEEDLGLYKFSKKIKIINLNVTGSGLALKFKKILALRALFKEQRADLIISFIDWTNVACVLANLGLKSKLIATEHHEHSYLKSKIASAMRDISYRFVDGLSVLSKSDYDYYKFAKNREIIHNPLFIDVPEICEKQNVILSVARLEAVKGYDVYFEALSKVDKSLLDGWEIKIAGNGRQEVHLKEMASNLGLNVKFLGHMSDVSKLYSEAKIFTLCSRSEGLSNVLIESGAFNCARLSSDTVGARELINDGMDGLIFKNGDANDLKEKLEILLKDENLRQKLAKNASESANLFSKENIIKQWREFIKKVVSK